The DNA window TGCCTCGGCCGGCGCCGCATCGGCGAGGAGCGCCCCGCGGATCGATCCGGCCACGCGCTGCCAGCGGTCGACGAGGTCCGCGACCCAGCGCACCTCCTGGTTCGAGCAGCGCAGCGCCCGCAGCGAGCGCTCGGCCGTCACGCGGTCGCGCTCGAGCCACGGCGCCGCGAGTCGGTGCAGGTAGCGGCCGCGCTCCCGGCGGCCCCGCGGGACCGGCAGGTGGTCGAGCGTCGTGAACGCGACCGGCGAGACGTCCGCGAGCGCGGGGATCAGCGTCGCGAGCGCACCGCTCTCGCGCCACCGCTCCAGCGCCCACGACGGCGCGCGCACCTGGCGCAGCGTCTTGTCCAGCTCCTCCCGCACGCGCTCGGCCGACAGGCGGCCCAGGTGCGGACCGCTCGCCACGACGGCCGCCCACGTGGGGGGATCGAAGTCGAACTCGAAGCGGGCCGCGAAGCGGATCGCGCGCAGCGCGCGCAGCCGGTCCTCCCGCAGCCGCGCGTCCGCGTCGCCGACGGCGCGCACCACGCCGCGCCGCAGGTCGCCCACGCCGTCGAAGGGGTCGTGCAGGGTGCGCCCGCGCGGCGAGAACGCGATCGCGTTGATCGTGAAGTCGCGCCGCGCGAGGTCGTCGTACAGCGACGCGCCGAACTCCACGACCGCGTGGCGTCCGTCCGTCTGCACGTCGCGGCGGAAGGTCGTGACCTCGTGCATCACGCCGTCCTGGTCGAACAGCCCCAGCGTCCCGAACTGCTCGCCCTTCGGCACGACGCGCCGGAAGACCTTGCGCATCTCGGCCGGCGTCGCCGACGTCGCGAGGTCCCAGTCGAGCGATGGACGGCCGAGCAGCGCGTCGCGGATCGCGCCGCCCACGCACCAGGTCTCGTGGCCAGCGTCGAGCAGCCGGTTCGCGATCTCGAGTACGCCGCGTGGCGGCTCGAGCGCGTCGAGCCGCCTGCGCAGCGTCGCCTCGTCGATCCCGTGCGCCGTCATCGCGCCGCGTAGGCTGAGATTCCGAGCTCGCGCACGATCTCGTCGCCGATCGCGAGCGACGCCGTGGCCGCGGGGCTCGGCGCGTTGAGCACGTGGAGCGCGCCCTCGGAGCGCACGAACGCGAAGTCCTGTACCAGCGAGCCGTCCGGCGCCATCGCCTGCGCGCGCACGCCCGCGCCGCCGGGCATGAGGTCGGCCTCGCGCACCTCGGGCACGAGACGCTGCAGCGACGCCGCGAACAGCCGACGGCTGAACGAGCGCTTCAGCTCCGACATCGTCATCCCCGGATAGCGCGCCATGAAGCGCCACAGCCCGCGGAACGTGAGCGCATCGGCGAGGTCGGTCGGGCTGACGTCGCGCTTGCGGTAGCCCTCCCGCTTGAACGCGAGCACCGCGTTCGGCCCGCACTCCACGCCGCCGCCGATCATGCGCGTGAAGTGCACGCCGAGGAACGGGAAGCTGGGATCGGGTACGGGATAGACGAGGTGCCGCACGAGCGACGCGCGCTCGGGCCGCAGCTCGAAGTACTCGCCCCGGAACGGCACGATGCGCAGCGCGGGCGCGGCGCCCGCCATGCGCGCGATGCGATCGCAGTGCAGCCCCGCGCAGTTCACGAGCAGGTCCGCCGTGTGCTCGCCCGCGTCGGTGCCGATGCGCCACCCGCCGTCGCGGCGGGCCAGCGATCGCACGCCCGCGCCCGTGCGTACGTCCACGCCCTCGGCCGCGAGCACGCGCACCAGCGCGTCGGCGACGCCGCGGTAGTCGGCGATGCCCTCCTCGGGCACGTGCACCGCCGCCACTCCCGCGGCGTGCGGCTCGATCTCGCGCAGCTCGGCTCCGCTCAGCCACCGCAGCCCCTGCAGCCCGTTCGCGGTGCCGCGCTCCAGCAGCGTGCGCAGGCGTGGGACCTCCGTGTCGTCCACCGCGACGACGACCTTGCCGCAGATCTCGTGGCGAACGCCCTGCTCGCGGCAGAACGCCGTCATCTGGCGGATGCCGTCGGTCGCGAGCCGCGCCTTCCGGGAGCCGGGCGCGTAGTAGAGCCCCGCGTGCAGCACCCCGCTGTTGTGCGTGCTCTGGTGCTCCGCGACCCGCGCCTCCTTCTCCAGCACCGTCACGCGCACGTCCGGCCGCGCGCGCGCGAGCTTGAGCGCGGTCGCCAGCCCCACGAGCCCCGCGCCCACGATCACCGCGGACCCGCGGGCGGGGAGCGAGGCGTCGTCGGAGGGGCGGATCGAGGTCATGGCGGCGATGGAGGAGCGGGAAGCGGCCGCGGATGCGGCCATCGAGGTGGCGGGACGTTACCGGGCACCCCGGGCGTGAACAATGCCCGAACGCGACCGCCGGGCGCCGCGCGGCTAGATTCGGAGCATGCTGCCGTACCACTTTCGCGAGGAGCTCGACGCGCTGCTCGCCGCCTCGAGCGCCGAGCCGGCGTTCCGCGACGACGTGCTGGCGTACGCGGAGGGCCGGCCCGCCACGCGCGTGGAGCTGCACCGTCCGTCCCCGCGCATCAAGGTCCTGCGCCTGCTCGCGCACCTGCTGCACGCGGAGCCGGGGCTGCGCATCGCGCGGGTGCAGGTGGACGCGTGGTCCGGCTGCGCCGACTTCCGCGGCGGCATCGACGTCCACGCGGCCGACGGGCGGCGGAGCTGGCGCTTTCGCTGGGACTGCCGGTGGGCGGCCGAGCAGGAGGGCTGGATGACCGCGTGGGGGACGCCGGACCAGTCGCGCGCGGCCGACGAGCTGGGGTGGCGCTGCTTCGCGCGGTGGGAGCTCGCCACCGCCGACGACCCGCGCGCCTCAGCCGTCGAACAGGACGCGTAGCTCCTCGACGCTCAGCCCCGCGCCGAGGCCCAGCATCAGGTCGATGCGGGCCTGCGCGGGGCGGCGCGAGCCGGCGAACAGCGCGCCCAGCTCGGACAGCTTCCGCCCCCCGCCCGGATACGCGTAGGTGCGCCCCACGCGGCCGCGGCCCGCGCGCGAGGCGATGACGACCGGCCGCCCCGCCGCGACCCACCGCTCGATCCCCGGCACGACCTCGGGCGGGACGTTCCCGCGGCCCATCGCCGCCACGACGACGCCGCGCGCGCCGCTCGCCAGCGAGGCGTCCAGCAGCCGCGAGTCGCAGCCGGCCCACGTGGCGATGATGTCCACCGGCGTCGCCGGCGCGTCGGGCGCGAGCACCGCGGGCGTGCCGACCACCCGCCGCCGGAAGATCACGCGGTCCTCGTCCACGACACCGATCGGCCCGAGCCCCGGCGCCTCGAACGCGTCCAGCTGGTGCGTGTGCGACTTCGTGTCCTCGAGCCCCGCGAACACCCGCCCGCCCATCACGACCATCGTGCCGACGCAGCGGGCCTCCTCGCTCGCCGCGACGCGCACCGAGTCGATGAGGTTCTGCGGCCCGTCGTAGCCCAGGTCGCTCGCGGCGCGCATCGCGCCCGTGAAGACGACGGGCTTGTCGCTCGCGACCGAGCGTGCGATCAGGTACGCGGTCTCCTCGAGGGTGTCGGTGCCGTGCGTGATGACGACGCCGGCGACCGCGGGCTCCGCGAGCACCTCGAGCACGCGCGCGCGCAGCGCCCACTGCCGCTCCACGGTCATGTGCGGCCCCGGATAGCGGCCCCACTGCTCCGCGCGCACCTCGGCGATCTCGTCGATCCCGCGCGCGGCGCCGAGGATCTCGTCGGCGCTGAGCGACGGCACGGCGCCGCCCTCGTGCGCGTCCATCCTCATCGAGATCGTGCCGCCCGTGAACAGCGCGGCCACCAGCGGGCGCGTCACCCGCACAGGACGCTCCCGCCGTTCACGTTGAGGATCTCGCCGGTGACGTGCCGCGCGAGCGGGGAGCAGAGGAAGAGGATCGGCCCCGCGATGTCCTCGGCCGTCGCGACGCGGCCGATCGGGATGTTGGCGGCGATGCGCTCGCGTCCGCCCTCGCGCATCGCGCTGTCGGTCATCTCCGTATCGACCCAGCCCGGCGCCACGCTGTTCACGGTGATGCCACGCGGCGCGAGCTCCACGGCCATCGACTTCACGAACGAGATCATCGCGCCCTTGGTGGCTGCGTAGTCCGCGTGCATCGCCTCGCCGCGCTGGCCGGCGGTGCTCGACACCATCACCAGCCGCCCATCCGGCGCCAGCGCGCGCGCCGCCGCGCGCGACAGCCAGAACATCGAGTCGACGTTCTGCAGGAGCGTGTGCCGCCAGCGCGCGTCGTCCATGTCGGCCACCGGCACCTCCTCGACGGGCCACACGCCGTGGTTCACGACCACGACGTCCACGCCGCCGAACGCGCTGACGGCCGCCTGCACGAGCGACTCGGCGCCCTCGGACGACGTGAGGTCGGCAGCGTGCGCCACGGCCTTCACGCCGGCGCTGCGCGCCTCCGCGACCACCGCGTCGGCCTCCTCACGACGCGACCGGTAGCCCACCACGACGTCGGCGCCCGCACATGCGAGCAGCCGCACCGTCGCCGCGCCGATGCCGCGCGAGCCGCCGCTGACGACGGCGCGCTTCCCGCGCAGCCCGAGCAGCGGGCTCACAGCTCCTGCTCCACGAGGTCGCAGATCAGGTGCTGGATGCAGAGGTGCAGCTCCTGCGCGCGGTCGGTGCGGTCGGTCGGGACGATCACGTTGTGGTCCGCGAGCGCGCGCAGCGGTCCGCCGTCGCGTGCGCTGAGCGCGAGCACCGCGACGCCCTTCGCGCGCGCGGCCTTCGCCGCCTCCAGCACGTTCGGCGAGTTGCCGCTGGTCGAGTGGATGATGAGCAGGTCGCCCGGGCGGCACAGCGCCTCGACCTGGCGCGAGAACACGTGGTCGAAGCCGAAGTCGTTGCCCGCCGCGGTGAGCAGCGACGTGTCGGTCGTCAGGGCGACCGCGGGATACGCGCGGCGGTTGCGCCGGTAGCGGACGACGTACTCGGTCGCCATGTGCTGCGCGTCGGCGGCGCTGCCGCCGTTCCCGCAGAAGAACAGCGTGCCGCCCGCGCGCACGGTGTCGCGCACGATCGTCGCCGCGCGCGCCACGTGGTCGGCCAGCGTGTCGGCCGTGCGCGTGGCCGTCTCGGCCAGCTCCCGCAGCGCGGTGCGCACGTCGCTCGCGGCCACCGGCGCATGGCCGGCCGCCCTCGTCTCGCTCATCGGTCGTGTCTCCAGGGGATTCAGCGCGCGGCGTCGGGCCCGGCGAGCGCGGCGAAGCGCCGCATGGCCGCGTCGGCGAGCGCCGCCAGCTCTTGCGGGCGCTCGCTCGCGAGCTCGAACGCGTAGGTGGCCAGCGCGTCGGCGGCCAGCAGGTCGAGCGCGGTCGCGCGCGACGTCGCGCCGTCGGTGAGCAGCGCGCCCACCGCGCGCGCCGCCGCGTCCACGCACTGCTCGGCGCTCACGGCCGCGCGATCGTCGGGCGGCGCCCCGTCGTACAGCGCCGCGATGCGCGACGTGAGCAGTGGGGGCGGCGTGGGCGCCCGCTCGGACACCCACGCCGCGAAGTCGGACGTCACGCCGCGCCCACCAGCGGCCCGACCAGCGTGGGCGCCTGCGCGAGCGCCTCGGCGAGCTTCGACGCGTCGGGGATGCCCGCCTGCGCCATGTGCGGCTTGCCGCCGCCCTTCCCGCCCGCCACGGCGGCGACGAGGCGCACCACCTCGTCCGCGCGCACGCCGCGGTCGCGCAGCTCGTCGCCGACGACCGCGAGCATCGTCGTCTTCCCGTCCTCCAGTCGTGCGCCGAGCACCGCCACGATCGCGGGGAGCTGCTCGCGCAGCGCGTCGCCGAGCGCCTGCAGCGCCTTCACGTCGGCGACGTCCACCTCGCTCGCCACCAGGCGCGCGTTGCCGAGCGGCTGTGCCGCCGCGGCGAGCGTCTGCACCTGGTTGGCGCCGCCGCCCTTGCGCGCCTCCTCGATGCGCTTCTCCAGCTGGCGGCGCTCGTCGACGAGCGCCTGCACGCGGCGCACCACCTGATCCGCCGGCGCCTTCACGATCTCGGCGACGCGCTCCAGGCCGCGCTCGCGATCGCGCAGGAACTCGTACGCCTTGGGACCCGTGAGCGCGAGCACGCGCCGGACGCCCGCCGCCACGCCGGTCTCCTGCACGATCCGGAACAGGCCGATCTCGGACGTGTTGCGCACGTGAGTGCCGCCGCACAGCTCCGTCGACAGCCCGGGGATCTCGACCACGCGCACGACGTCGCCATACTTCTCGCCGAAGAGCGCCATCGCGCCGCCCGCGACCGCCTCCTGATACGACTGCTGCGTCGTGCGCACCGGCTGCGCGGCCCAGATGCCGCGGTTCACCATCGCCTCGATCTCCTCGAGCTGCTCGGGGCGGATGGGGCCGTGGTGCGTGAAGTCGAAGCGCAGGCGGTCCGGCTCGACGACGGAGCCCGCCTGGTGCACGTGCTCACCGAGCACGTGGCGCAGCGCCGCGTGCAGCAGGTGCGTGGCCGTGTGGTTGCGCTCCGTGTCGCGACGCCGATCGCCCGGCACGCGCGCCTCCGCGCGGCCGAACTGCAGCGTGCCGTGCAGCGTGCCCACCGCGGCGACGCGCCCGTCGATCTTGCGCACCTCGTCGACGTCGACGCGCCACCCCTCGCCGACGATCTCGCCCTGGTCGGAGACCTGGCCGCCGCTCTCGGCGTAGAAGGGCGTCTCCTCCAGCAGCACCGCCACGCGCCCGCCGTCCAGCCGGCGCACCGCCGCCACGCGCGACTGCACGCTCGTCGCGTCGTAGCCGACGAACGCGCCCGCGCGACCCAGCTCCTCGTCGGGCGACGGCCGCTCCCAGCTCGCGAGGTCGCCCAGCGCGTCCGCCGCGACGCCGAGGTTGCGCGACTTGCGCTCCTCCTGCGACTGCGTGCGCTGGCGCTCCAGCGACGCCTCGAAGCCGACGATGTCCACGCGGTACCCGCGCTCGCGCGCCATCAGCTCCGTGAGGTCGATCGGGAAGCCGTAGGTGTCGTACAGGCGGAACGCGTCCTCGCCGCTGATCTCGCCGCGCAGCGCGGACGAGCCCTGCGTCGAGCGCACCGGCGCGAGCTCGTCGAAGCGCGCCATGCCACCCTCGATCGTCGCCAGGAAGCGCTCTTCCTCCGCGCGCGTCGTGGTGACGATGTGCTGCGCGCGCTGCCCGAGCTCGGGATACGCGTCGCCCATCGTGTCGATCACCGTCTGCACCGCGAGGTGCAGCGTCGGCTCCTTGGTGCGGCCCAGCAGGTACGCGTGGCGCACCGCGCGGCGGAGGATGCGGCGCAGCACGTAGCCGCGCCCCTCGTTCGACGGGAAGACGCCGTCCGCGAGCAGGAACGCGACCGCGCGCGCGTGATCCGCGAGCACGCGGTACGACGCGGGGTCGTTGCCGTTCACCACCGCGTCCGTCTCCCGGCCGCGGTAGCCCGCGCCGACGATCGACTCCACCTTCGCGATCAGCGGCGCGAAGACGTCGGTGTGGAAGTTGTTCGAGACGCCCTGCAGCACGGCCGCGATGCGCTCCAGGCCCGCGCCCGTGTCGACCGACGGCTTCGGCAGCGGCACGAGCGTGCCGTCCGGCTGCCGGTCGTACTGCATGAAGACGAGGTTCCAGATCTCGAGGAACCGGCCCGCCTCCGCCCCCTCGACGAACGCGTCCGTCGAGAAGTCGGTGCGATCACGCTCGGTCCACTCGCCGTTCGCGCCCTCGGGGAAGCGATAGTCCTTCGCCAGGTGCGCGAGGTCGACGTAGATCTCGGTGCACGGGCCGCACGGGCCGGTGTCCGCCATCTGCCAGAAGTTGTCCTTCGCGCCCAGCCCGTAGATGCGCGACTCCGGCACGCCCGCGATCTCGCGCCACAGCTGCCGCGCTTCGTCGTCCTCGTGGAAGACCGAGACGCGCAGGTGCTCGCGCGGGATCTGCAGCTCCTCGGTGACGAAGGCCCACGCGAAGCGGATCGCGTCGGCCTTGAAGTAGTCGCCGAACGAGAAGTTGCCGAG is part of the Roseisolibacter agri genome and encodes:
- a CDS encoding CCA tRNA nucleotidyltransferase → MTAHGIDEATLRRRLDALEPPRGVLEIANRLLDAGHETWCVGGAIRDALLGRPSLDWDLATSATPAEMRKVFRRVVPKGEQFGTLGLFDQDGVMHEVTTFRRDVQTDGRHAVVEFGASLYDDLARRDFTINAIAFSPRGRTLHDPFDGVGDLRRGVVRAVGDADARLREDRLRALRAIRFAARFEFDFDPPTWAAVVASGPHLGRLSAERVREELDKTLRQVRAPSWALERWRESGALATLIPALADVSPVAFTTLDHLPVPRGRRERGRYLHRLAAPWLERDRVTAERSLRALRCSNQEVRWVADLVDRWQRVAGSIRGALLADAAPAEAELRRWASAVGRVMVADVLRLGAARWAAERAAGREAPDAARVRALHRRMIRVAYGQPIELADLAVDGGDLLAAGIAAGPGVGIILQRLLAAVVEDPAENDRERLLARAAASND
- a CDS encoding D-sedoheptulose-7-phosphate isomerase, with translation MSETRAAGHAPVAASDVRTALRELAETATRTADTLADHVARAATIVRDTVRAGGTLFFCGNGGSAADAQHMATEYVVRYRRNRRAYPAVALTTDTSLLTAAGNDFGFDHVFSRQVEALCRPGDLLIIHSTSGNSPNVLEAAKAARAKGVAVLALSARDGGPLRALADHNVIVPTDRTDRAQELHLCIQHLICDLVEQEL
- the alaS gene encoding alanine--tRNA ligase, with the protein product MRASEIRTRFLQFFERQGHVIRPSSSLVPGDDPTLLFTNAGMVPFKKVFLGMEEPPEGRRRATTSQKCVRAGGKHNDLEQVGHTARHHTFFEMLGNFSFGDYFKADAIRFAWAFVTEELQIPREHLRVSVFHEDDEARQLWREIAGVPESRIYGLGAKDNFWQMADTGPCGPCTEIYVDLAHLAKDYRFPEGANGEWTERDRTDFSTDAFVEGAEAGRFLEIWNLVFMQYDRQPDGTLVPLPKPSVDTGAGLERIAAVLQGVSNNFHTDVFAPLIAKVESIVGAGYRGRETDAVVNGNDPASYRVLADHARAVAFLLADGVFPSNEGRGYVLRRILRRAVRHAYLLGRTKEPTLHLAVQTVIDTMGDAYPELGQRAQHIVTTTRAEEERFLATIEGGMARFDELAPVRSTQGSSALRGEISGEDAFRLYDTYGFPIDLTELMARERGYRVDIVGFEASLERQRTQSQEERKSRNLGVAADALGDLASWERPSPDEELGRAGAFVGYDATSVQSRVAAVRRLDGGRVAVLLEETPFYAESGGQVSDQGEIVGEGWRVDVDEVRKIDGRVAAVGTLHGTLQFGRAEARVPGDRRRDTERNHTATHLLHAALRHVLGEHVHQAGSVVEPDRLRFDFTHHGPIRPEQLEEIEAMVNRGIWAAQPVRTTQQSYQEAVAGGAMALFGEKYGDVVRVVEIPGLSTELCGGTHVRNTSEIGLFRIVQETGVAAGVRRVLALTGPKAYEFLRDRERGLERVAEIVKAPADQVVRRVQALVDERRQLEKRIEEARKGGGANQVQTLAAAAQPLGNARLVASEVDVADVKALQALGDALREQLPAIVAVLGARLEDGKTTMLAVVGDELRDRGVRADEVVRLVAAVAGGKGGGKPHMAQAGIPDASKLAEALAQAPTLVGPLVGAA
- the lhgO gene encoding L-2-hydroxyglutarate oxidase — encoded protein: MTSIRPSDDASLPARGSAVIVGAGLVGLATALKLARARPDVRVTVLEKEARVAEHQSTHNSGVLHAGLYYAPGSRKARLATDGIRQMTAFCREQGVRHEICGKVVVAVDDTEVPRLRTLLERGTANGLQGLRWLSGAELREIEPHAAGVAAVHVPEEGIADYRGVADALVRVLAAEGVDVRTGAGVRSLARRDGGWRIGTDAGEHTADLLVNCAGLHCDRIARMAGAAPALRIVPFRGEYFELRPERASLVRHLVYPVPDPSFPFLGVHFTRMIGGGVECGPNAVLAFKREGYRKRDVSPTDLADALTFRGLWRFMARYPGMTMSELKRSFSRRLFAASLQRLVPEVREADLMPGGAGVRAQAMAPDGSLVQDFAFVRSEGALHVLNAPSPAATASLAIGDEIVRELGISAYAAR
- a CDS encoding asparaginase, whose amino-acid sequence is MTRPLVAALFTGGTISMRMDAHEGGAVPSLSADEILGAARGIDEIAEVRAEQWGRYPGPHMTVERQWALRARVLEVLAEPAVAGVVITHGTDTLEETAYLIARSVASDKPVVFTGAMRAASDLGYDGPQNLIDSVRVAASEEARCVGTMVVMGGRVFAGLEDTKSHTHQLDAFEAPGLGPIGVVDEDRVIFRRRVVGTPAVLAPDAPATPVDIIATWAGCDSRLLDASLASGARGVVVAAMGRGNVPPEVVPGIERWVAAGRPVVIASRAGRGRVGRTYAYPGGGRKLSELGALFAGSRRPAQARIDLMLGLGAGLSVEELRVLFDG
- a CDS encoding SDR family NAD(P)-dependent oxidoreductase gives rise to the protein MSPLLGLRGKRAVVSGGSRGIGAATVRLLACAGADVVVGYRSRREEADAVVAEARSAGVKAVAHAADLTSSEGAESLVQAAVSAFGGVDVVVVNHGVWPVEEVPVADMDDARWRHTLLQNVDSMFWLSRAAARALAPDGRLVMVSSTAGQRGEAMHADYAATKGAMISFVKSMAVELAPRGITVNSVAPGWVDTEMTDSAMREGGRERIAANIPIGRVATAEDIAGPILFLCSPLARHVTGEILNVNGGSVLCG